ATATCAGTCGCCCGCTGGTCGATTTTGGCGCACGTCAACCGGTTGGTGTGGGTGATGTTACCAGTGGCTTGTTGCTGGTGAAACTGTTGCAGGGCGCGTCTTTACAGCAGGCGCTTGAGCATGTGACTGCGGCAGTGTACGAAGTGATGATCGCCACTGAAGAGATGCACGAGTATGAGCTGCAGGTGGTGGCCGCGCAGGATCGCATCGCCAAGCCTGAACACTACTTCAGCGCAACGCAGCTGTAATCAATGCCCGATGGCGTTCACGCTTATCGGGCATATTTTTAGCTGTAGGCCGGGCAAGCGCAAGCACCACCCGGCAACAACAATTAATTTAACCCTTCTGCTTTAAGCGCCGCGGCAACCGCCGGGCGTTCAGCCATACGCGCCATATACGCGTCGATATGGCTTAATCCTGCCATATTCAGCTTAACCGCATAGGCCCAACGCAGTACGGTAAACAGGTAGGCATCGGCGATGCTGAAGCGCGGGCCGCAGATCCATTGGTTATCTTTTAGCGAGTCGTTCACATACTGCATTTTTTTCTCCAGCAGCGCGCGAACGGTTGGCTTGAAGTCTTCCGGCGTATCGGGACGGAACAGTGGCGTAAAGCCTTTATGCAGTTCTGTCGCAATGTAGTTAAGCCATTCGATGGTTTTGTAACGGGAGAGGCTGCTGGTAGGGGCAAGGAGCTGACGGTCTGGCACGCTGTCCGCCAGATATTGCATGATGGCGACACCCTCGGTAAGTAGCGTACCGTCATCCAGCAGCAGTGCGGGAACTTGCCCTTTTGGGTTTACCGCGAAAAAATCATCGCCATTTTCCAGACGTTTCTTCATCAGATCAACACCATCCAGCGTGAAATCTTTACCGCTCTCACGAAGTGTGATGTGGGAAGCAAGAGAACAAGCGCCCGGTTTGTAGAACAGTTTCATCGGTAACTCCTTTTGGCTGAGGTATATCGTATGGTAGTGCTACCTCATGCAAAAAAAAAGCCGCTAACAACAGTTAGCGGCCTGAAAATGAGTTTCCCTGAGAATTACGCTGTCGCGGCCTTAGCGGCTTTCTCATCGGCTTCGTCATCCTGAGTCATACGGTTCAGTTTCGGAGCCGTCAGCAGCATCAGAACAGCGATAACAGCCGTCGCAACACCAATCTGCAGGAACACACGACCGTAGACTTCAAGGGACATCAGCGGGTCAGTCACATTCTCTGGTACAGCCATCATGTTAGCGACGTAGCCACCGATGATGTTTGCACCGGCAGTGGTCAGGAACCAGCTACCCATGATGAAGCCCATCAGGCGTTGCGGAACCAGCTGTGCCACCATTGCCAGACCCAGACCGGAGATCATCAGCTCACCGATACTTTGCAGGCCATAGCAGATAATCAGCCAGTTAACGGAAACGATGCCCGCATCGGTAGCGAATTTCGCGCCCAGCGGCAGGATCAGGAATGCACCGGAACACAGAACCATACCAATCGCAAACTTGGTCGGCATCGGCAGGGTATCGCCCATCTTGTTATAGATAGCGGCGAGGATTGGGCTACCAATGATGATCCAGAACGGGTTCAGCGCCTGGTACTGTTCAGGTTCGAAAGCAATGCCAAGAATAGAGTGCTCAACGTTACGAATCGCAAAGAAGTTCAGTGAGGTCGGCATCTGGCTGTACAGCACGAAGAAGATAATCGCTTCCAGCATCAGAATGAAGGCGACGATCATTTTACGACGTGCAGCGCCTTTCATGGTGAAGGCTTCTTTACCGAAGATAAACACGATACCGATAGCAATTACACCCAGAACCATACGTGCGATCTGCTGGTTGTGCAGCAGCCAGGTCGCAATCGCGATCAGAACCACAACGCCAACGATAGTCAGCAGCAGGTTACGGAAGTTGATTGGTTCAAAGTCAGGTTTAGAACCGTATTGTTTAACCCAGCGCTGACAGAATGCGAAGTTAACAACGGTAATCAGCATACCCACGACGCTCAGCGCAAACGCGGTGCTCCAGCCGTAACGCGCAGCTAACCATGGCGTTGCCAGCATAGAGAAGAATGAACCGATGTTGACGGACATGTAGTACATGGTAAATGCACCATCAAGACGCGGGTCATCTTTGGCATAGCAGGTAGAGAGCAGGGAGGATGGGTTTGCTTTAAACAGGCCGTTACCGACCGCGATAGCCGCCATGCCCATATAAACGATACCCGCATCGTGACCGGACCATGCTACCAGCGCATAACCAATGGCCAGGACAACGGCACCCAGCATAATGACGCGTTTTGTACCCAGAACTTTATCACCTAACCAGCCGCCAATCGCAACCAGGCCATATACCAGGGCGCTAAAGGACGAGAAAAGGGTGATGGAATCCGCTTCTGACATGCCCAGTTGTTTAACCAGGTAGACGGCCATGATCCCTTGCAGGCCGTAATAACCAAAACGTTCCCACAGCTCAATAGAGAAAATGAGATAGAACGCTTTTGGTTGTTTGAAGGCGTTTAAACTTACGCTTTCTGTTGGTTTATTGTTTGCAGTAGACACTTTTACCTCTTTTTTTACATCCCATATCAACGGGGGTGTTCAGGTACGTGATGAGTCAAGTTCATCCGTCCGATTGTTATAGTGGGAGGGGAAACGGCAAGTAATGTTCACTATCTTGACCATTCAGACAAGTGGTTTGTAATAATCTGTTACATATATCATGACTGGTGAAATCGTCGGGGCTGCGAAATGTTATCTAGCGTTAAATTTCTTCATTTGTAAAATGGCAGATTTTTACACTGTTTAATCACCGCTAAAACCGGAATGTGGCGATATGTTCTGCTATTTAAGGTTGAATCCAGTGATATAGGCCATTATCTGAAAAATAGGCAGTGTAATGTTTTGTTTATAAACTGTGCAGTTAGGTCATCTAATTGTCACCTTAACTAAAAAATAAAAACTTATTAACATTGTGTTAGCTGGATGATCTGGATCACGTATAGATAGAAATTTCTTTTGCTAAAAAAACGATTAACCTGCTCAGGTGTTAATTAACAAGAATATTGCATTAGATTTGAGCAATTGAATGGCATCATTGTCGGGAAAAGAAACTTTGGGGGGTGCATAACTAAACGTTATGTATGTATGGGGCAAAGAGGATGCCCCGGCAGCATTAGATATCGACTTTCTCTTTGAATTCGCAGAGATCTTCGATGATACAGGAACCACAACGTGGCTTTCTGGCTATACAGGTGTAGCGGCCATGAAGAATTAACCAGTGGTGGCAATCGACTTTAAATTCACTGGGTACGACTTTCAGTAGCTTTTCTTCTACCTGCTCGACGTTTTTACCTGGGGCGAATTGTGTCCGGTTACATACCCGGAAAATGTGGGTATCTACGGCAATAGTGGGCCAGCCAAAGGCGGTATTTAACACCACATTAGCCGTCTTGCGCCCAACGCCGGGGAGAGCTTCTAACGCAGCACGGTCTTCAGGCACTTCACCATTATGTTGTTCCAGCAGAATGCGGCAGGTTTTAATTACGTTTTCCGCTTTGCTGTTAAACAAACCGATTGTCTTGATGTAGGACTTAACACCTTCAACTCCGAGCTCCAGCATCGCAGCAGGCGTATTGGCGACGGGGTATAGTTTAGCCGTCGCTTTATTGACGCTGACATCGGTGGCCTGAGCGGATAGCAAGACCGAAATCAGCAGTTCAAACGGCGATGTAAAATTAAGCTCGGTTGTCGGATGCGGGTTGTTATCCCGCAGGCGAGTCAGTATTTCCAGACGTTTTGCTTTGTTCATGAGACATTCCCTGTTTCACCAGCTGGACTGTCCGCAACAGCCGCTTCGGCACGACGTTTCTTCATTCTCTCATCAATCAGGTACTTAACTGCCAGCATCAAGCCCAGACCAATAAACGCGCCTGGTGGCAGCATGGCCAGCAGAAACGGCGTATCAGTATGGAAGATCTCAACGCGCAATACTTTGGCCCAGTTACCCAACAAACCGTCTGCGCCATCAAACAGTGTACCGTTACCAATTATTTCACGCAGCGAGCCCAGAACAAACATGGCGCCGGTCGCCCCCATACCGATGGAAAAACCATCGAGTGCGGATAATGCAGGGCCTTTTTTGGCGGCGAAGGCTTCTGCGCGGCCAACAACAATACAGTTGGTCACAATCAGCGGGATAAAGATGCCCAGAGACTGATACAGGCCAAAGGCATAGGCATTGATCAGCATCTGCACCGCACTCACCACGGAGGCGATGATCATGACATAAATTGGAATACGGATTTCAGGCGGAGTCCAGCGACGAAGGGCCGAAATCGTAAGGTTGGTCAGCGTCAGAACGAGCGTCGTCGCGAGCCCCAGTCCCAGCGCGTTAGTGGCGGTAGAGGTAACAGCCAACAGCGGACACATCCCGAGTAGCTGCACAAGCGCGGAGTTATTTTTCCATAACCCCTGGACTATAACGTCTTTAATTTCGCTCATGGTTTATTCTCCACAGGCGCTAAGTTGAGGAAGCTGCGCGGGTAGCGTCTGCGCATACAAACCGGCGCGTTTTACTGCGTTCACTACCGCCCGCGGCGTAATGGTTGCACCAGTAAACTGGTCAAAGTCGCCGCCGTCTTTTTTCACAGCCCAGTGGGCATCGTTACCCGTAGCGATCGTTTTGCCGCTAAAGTGGGTGATCCAGTCGGACAGTCGCAGTTCGATTTTATCGCCCAGTCCCGGGGTTTCATGATGTTCGGTTACCCGCGTACCCAACACGGTACCCGTAAAATCGACACCGACCAGCAGTTGAATCGCCCCGGAATACCCATCTGGCGCCGTAGCTTCAAGAATTGCTGCAACGGGACGGTCGTCCTGGCGGGCAATATACACGCGGTGAGTACCTTTGCCCAATGCCTGCGCATTGACCAGATAACAGCTCTCAGACAAGTTATTATTGTAGCGATCGCCAGGTAGCACCTGATCGAACAGTGCTTTTTGCTGCAGCGCGGCCTGTTCATCAATGGTGGACTTGGTTAATTGATTGATTGCCGCGGTTAATCCCGTTGAACCAGCAGCAAACAGTGCCAGCGTAATACCGTGTTTACGAATCGTTTTCAGCATTGGGAGTCCTTAGCGATGTCCGTACACGCGAGGGCGGGTGTAATAATCAATCAGGGGAACCGTGATATTTGCCAGTAATACAGCAAAGGCTACACCGTCAGGATAACCGCCAAAACTGCGAATCAACCATACTAACAACCCCGCAAGTGCGCCAAAAATCAGGCGGCCGCGGTTAGTTGTCGAGGCCGTAACGGGGTCGGTAAGAATAAAAAATGCACCCAGCATGGTTGCGCCGGAAAGCAGGTGTAACTGAGGAGACGCGAGTGACTCAGGTGAGAACAACCATCCCAGAGTGGCGCAAACGGCGAGCGACAGCAGGAAGCTAACCGGGATATGCCAGCGAATTGCCCCCTGCCATAACAGAACGATACCACCCGCCAACCAGGCAAGATTAACCCACTGCCAGCCCGCGCCTGCCAGCACACCGCTGTAAATCGGGTATTGCATCACCTGTTCAACGGTATGCCCGGCATGCAGTGATGTCTTAAAGGTATCGAGAGGCGTTGCCTGGCTGATACCATCAATGCCCATACGCAGTGTATTCATATCCCCACCGCTGACGGTATGGCCGCTAAGGATAACGTTCAGCGCGTCAAAGAACCCAGGCACTGTAGCCGCAATTTCGTGCGGCGGCAGCCAACTGGTCATCTGTACTGGAAATGAGATTAGCAGCACGACGTAACCAATCATGGCAGGGTTAAACGGGTTCTGACCGAGACCGCCATACAGCTGTTTCGCAATGATAACCGCGAATACCGTGCCCAATACCACCATCCACCAGGGGGCGAGCGGGGGAATACTCACGGCCAGCAGCAACCCGGTGAGTAACGCAGAGTTGTCTTTTAAAATCGGCACAATGGGTTGTTTACGCAGTTTAAGCACGCCCGCTTCGGCTGCGATAGCGCTGATGGCGGCCAGAATTATCTGGAACAACGTACCCCAGCCGAAGAACCACAGCTGTGCGGCGATTCCCGGCAATGCCGCAAGTAACACCAACATCATGATACGTGATGTCTGGCGCTGGTTATGGGTATAAGGGGAGCTTGCTATTCTGAATACCATTTATTCCTCGTTAACAACCTGCTGCTGTGCGGCTTTCTTTGCCTGAGCGCGTGCGATAGCGGCCGCGACGGCGGCTTTGCGTGGATCAACCGGCTCGGCTGTTTCCGGTACCGCCTGCTGTTCGAGCTTGCGGGCCTTGGCGCGGGCGATGGCCGCTTCCACGGCGGCTTTACGCGGATCAACCGATTCGGCTGTTTCCGGTACCTCCTGCTGCTCGAGCTTGCGGGCCTTGGCGCGGGCGATGGCCGCTTCCACGGCGGCTTTACGCGGATCAACCGATTCGGCTGTTTCCGGTACCACCTGCTGCTCGAGCTTGCGGGCCTTAGCGCGGGCGATGGCCGCTTCCACGGCGGCTTTGCGTGGATCAACCGGTTCGGATGTTTCCGGTACCGCCTGCTGCTCGAGCTTGCGGGCTTTGGCGCGAGCAATTGCCGCTTCGACGGCAGCTTTACGCGGATCTGTACCCGTGCTGCTGCCTTCACTTTGCGGCGAATTTTCCTTATGGGAAGCACGAGCTTGCGCCTTACGCGCCTCGCGTGCGGCAATCACTGCGCTATTGTCAGGTTTTTCACCTGCCTGAATTACTACCGGCTGCA
This window of the Citrobacter freundii ATCC 8090 = MTCC 1658 = NBRC 12681 genome carries:
- the rsxD gene encoding electron transport complex subunit RsxD, whose product is MVFRIASSPYTHNQRQTSRIMMLVLLAALPGIAAQLWFFGWGTLFQIILAAISAIAAEAGVLKLRKQPIVPILKDNSALLTGLLLAVSIPPLAPWWMVVLGTVFAVIIAKQLYGGLGQNPFNPAMIGYVVLLISFPVQMTSWLPPHEIAATVPGFFDALNVILSGHTVSGGDMNTLRMGIDGISQATPLDTFKTSLHAGHTVEQVMQYPIYSGVLAGAGWQWVNLAWLAGGIVLLWQGAIRWHIPVSFLLSLAVCATLGWLFSPESLASPQLHLLSGATMLGAFFILTDPVTASTTNRGRLIFGALAGLLVWLIRSFGGYPDGVAFAVLLANITVPLIDYYTRPRVYGHR
- the rsxG gene encoding electron transport complex subunit RsxG, which gives rise to MLKTIRKHGITLALFAAGSTGLTAAINQLTKSTIDEQAALQQKALFDQVLPGDRYNNNLSESCYLVNAQALGKGTHRVYIARQDDRPVAAILEATAPDGYSGAIQLLVGVDFTGTVLGTRVTEHHETPGLGDKIELRLSDWITHFSGKTIATGNDAHWAVKKDGGDFDQFTGATITPRAVVNAVKRAGLYAQTLPAQLPQLSACGE
- the dtpA gene encoding dipeptide/tripeptide permease DtpA, which produces MSTANNKPTESVSLNAFKQPKAFYLIFSIELWERFGYYGLQGIMAVYLVKQLGMSEADSITLFSSFSALVYGLVAIGGWLGDKVLGTKRVIMLGAVVLAIGYALVAWSGHDAGIVYMGMAAIAVGNGLFKANPSSLLSTCYAKDDPRLDGAFTMYYMSVNIGSFFSMLATPWLAARYGWSTAFALSVVGMLITVVNFAFCQRWVKQYGSKPDFEPINFRNLLLTIVGVVVLIAIATWLLHNQQIARMVLGVIAIGIVFIFGKEAFTMKGAARRKMIVAFILMLEAIIFFVLYSQMPTSLNFFAIRNVEHSILGIAFEPEQYQALNPFWIIIGSPILAAIYNKMGDTLPMPTKFAIGMVLCSGAFLILPLGAKFATDAGIVSVNWLIICYGLQSIGELMISGLGLAMVAQLVPQRLMGFIMGSWFLTTAGANIIGGYVANMMAVPENVTDPLMSLEVYGRVFLQIGVATAVIAVLMLLTAPKLNRMTQDDEADEKAAKAATA
- a CDS encoding electron transport complex subunit E, which translates into the protein MSEIKDVIVQGLWKNNSALVQLLGMCPLLAVTSTATNALGLGLATTLVLTLTNLTISALRRWTPPEIRIPIYVMIIASVVSAVQMLINAYAFGLYQSLGIFIPLIVTNCIVVGRAEAFAAKKGPALSALDGFSIGMGATGAMFVLGSLREIIGNGTLFDGADGLLGNWAKVLRVEIFHTDTPFLLAMLPPGAFIGLGLMLAVKYLIDERMKKRRAEAAVADSPAGETGNVS
- the nth gene encoding endonuclease III, which codes for MNKAKRLEILTRLRDNNPHPTTELNFTSPFELLISVLLSAQATDVSVNKATAKLYPVANTPAAMLELGVEGVKSYIKTIGLFNSKAENVIKTCRILLEQHNGEVPEDRAALEALPGVGRKTANVVLNTAFGWPTIAVDTHIFRVCNRTQFAPGKNVEQVEEKLLKVVPSEFKVDCHHWLILHGRYTCIARKPRCGSCIIEDLCEFKEKVDI
- the gstA gene encoding glutathione transferase GstA, giving the protein MKLFYKPGACSLASHITLRESGKDFTLDGVDLMKKRLENGDDFFAVNPKGQVPALLLDDGTLLTEGVAIMQYLADSVPDRQLLAPTSSLSRYKTIEWLNYIATELHKGFTPLFRPDTPEDFKPTVRALLEKKMQYVNDSLKDNQWICGPRFSIADAYLFTVLRWAYAVKLNMAGLSHIDAYMARMAERPAVAAALKAEGLN